The Planctellipticum variicoloris DNA window CCAGCCCCCATTTTCCGACGAGGCTGGTACGGTATCCCAGATCGTGGAGCCGTTCCGCGACGGTCACATCCTCCGGCAGCAGAGTCTGCGGCGCGCGGTTTGTGCGAGGCGCATTGCCGCGGACGCGGGTGTGACCGGTGTGTTGACCCGTCATCAGGACGCTGCGGGATGGTGCGCAAACCGTTGCTCCCGCGTAGAAGTCGGTGAATCGCATTCCCTCGCGGGCCATGCGGTCGAGACGCGGCGTCTGAATCAGCGTCTGGCCGTAGCAGCCGAGATCGCCGTAGCCGAGATCGTCGGCAAGGATGAAGATGATATTCGGCTTTGGAGTCTGCTCCGCGGCCAGCGCGGGAACAGCATGCAGCAGGAGCAGGCCGATTGTCGGCGCAATGAGTCGTCGGGCGATCGATGGCATCGGACACGTCCCTCCGCGGATGTCGTACTCAGACGGGGCCGGAGGGATTGTCGCCCGCGAGCGGGGGCCAGGTCAAATCGATGGGGGATCGACGTCCATGGGAGCTTGGCGGGCCAGCTTCTCAATCAGCAGGCCGCAATGAATCCCTATTCCCCATCTCCATTCATGATCGCGAGCGCCGCCGCCACTGCGAGCTCGTCGCAACGCTCGTTCTCGGGATGACCCGCGTGTCCGCGGACGTGCGTAAAACGAACTTTGTGCTTTGTCAGCAGTTCGTCGAGCTGCTGCCACAGCTCGCAATTCTTGACCGGCTTGAACGCCTTTCCTTCCCGTCGGCGCCAGCCGTTGGCTTTCCAGCCCTTCATCCACTCGGTGCAACCCTGCGCGACGTAGGAACTGTCGGTGACGACTTCGACGTCGGAACGGGATTTCAGTGATTCCAGTCCGCGGATGACCGCCAGCATTTCCATCTGGTTGTTGGTGGTCAGGAGCTGGCCGCCGGCCAGCTCCTTCTCCTTCCCCGAGGCGGGATGGCGCAGAATGCACGCCCAGCCGCCGGGGCCCGGATTGCCGCGACAGGCCCCGTCCGTAAAGAGCTGTACGAACGGCAGAGCGGAACCGGACGAGGATGCAGACGTCACGGCGCACTGCTCACTGGAATGAGGCCGGGAAAACACAACGTCGGACCGGCCGACGGCTAGCGCTCGCGGTAGATGATGCGACCGCGATTCAGATCGTACGGCGAGACCTCGACGACGACGCGATCGCCCGGCACGATACGGATAAAGTGCTTGCGCATCTTCCCCGCGACGTGGGCCATCACGGTGTGTCCATTCGTCAGCTCAACACGAAACTGCGTGTTGGCGAGCGCTTCGACCACATTGCCTTCAACTTCAATGGCCTCTTCTTTGGCCATAACCTGACGTCCTCTCGTACGGCTCGGAAATCCAGCGAAGCGACCAGTATAGCCCCCATCGGGCGCGTGATCCAAGCGTCAACCGGCAACTTCCTTCCAGAAAAGGGGTTCGGAGCGATCCGCAGAACCGGCCCGACTGGAATATCCCGACCTCCCGGAAGAACCGCCGGAGAATTCCGCTCCCGCGTCGTCGAAAGAATTTGCCCAGCCCGGAAATGCGGAGCAGGCTCACCAAGGAAGATTCCCGGCAGTCAGGAATTCGGGCCAACCGTTCCATAGCTAGACTCGTCGAAGGGCCCCCCCGATGAATCACGTCAGTCAATTTCTCCAGGATGATTCCGCAGCGACGGCGGTCGAATATGCCGTCATGCTCGCCCTGATCCTCCTGGCCTGCATCGGCGCCATCACTACGTTCGGCACCGGACAGGGGTCGAAATGGTCTCTGATCGATACCAAACTCGACGACGCCGGAATCTAGGCGGAATTGCAGCCCCCCCCTTGTCCAGCCCGCTTCGAATATCGACTTTCAGTCGTCCCCTCTCGATGTCTCCGGTTCCCGCTCCATTCCGGCCGCTCACACCAACTTCGTCTCGCACCCAGTCCATCGCACTCCGCCGGCATCTCCCACGCCGGTTTGTTTGCTAGCATGGAATTCCAGGAATCCCGCGATTCCCCGCGTCGGTTCCTCGGAATCTTCACACGCCTCCCGGTTTCCCACCAGTACGGTCAAAAGCAATGGCGCGGGCATGGATCGCCTTGGGCGGCAATCTGGGGAACGTCCCCCAGACTTTCCGCGCCGCCTGCCTTTCGCTGTCCCGGCAACCCGAACTGGAGCTCATCCGCTCCAGCGGGATCTACCGGACGGCTCCCGTCGGCGACGACGCAGGAAGCGCCTTCTTCAACGCCGCCACCGCCTGGGAAACCGCGCTTTCCCCGCTGGAGCTCCTCCAGCGACTGCAGCAGGCAGAAGACGCCGCCGGCCGGACGCGCGATCTCCGCTGGGGACCCCGCCCCCTCGACCTCGATCTGATTCAGTTTGGCGACACGATCGTCCAGAAACCCCAGCTCACCGTGCCTCACCCCGCCGCCTGGTATCGCCGCTTCGTCCTCGATCCCGTCTGCGAGTTCGCCCCCGACGTCCGGCATCCCCTCCATTGGAAGCCCTGGGGAGAGCTGCGACAACGACTGCTGCCCAGACCGCTCCGAGTCGCCATTTTCGGCGGATCCGCCGTTGACCGGACCGCGATTGTCGCAACTCTCAAACCGGCGTTCCCCGCCGCAGACTTGCGCGTCGCCGAATCGGCGTACGAAGTTCCCGACGCCGGCCTCAGAATCTGGCTCGGGCCGACAACCGACGGCGTCGAATCTCAGCCCCCCCCGCTCTCGGTCAACGGCAGCAGTTGGGGCGCACAGTCGATCGAGCAGGCCCGGTATGTGCTGACTTCCGCACTCGACGTACCGGAACGCATCGGCGACTGGCCCGCGGCCCCCGCCATCTGACGCCCCCGGGGGCAATCACTCCGGCAGCAGTCGCGGCGGAGCAGCCTGTTCCGGG harbors:
- the rnhA gene encoding ribonuclease HI, encoding MTSASSSGSALPFVQLFTDGACRGNPGPGGWACILRHPASGKEKELAGGQLLTTNNQMEMLAVIRGLESLKSRSDVEVVTDSSYVAQGCTEWMKGWKANGWRRREGKAFKPVKNCELWQQLDELLTKHKVRFTHVRGHAGHPENERCDELAVAAALAIMNGDGE
- a CDS encoding Flp family type IVb pilin, whose protein sequence is MNHVSQFLQDDSAATAVEYAVMLALILLACIGAITTFGTGQGSKWSLIDTKLDDAGI
- the folK gene encoding 2-amino-4-hydroxy-6-hydroxymethyldihydropteridine diphosphokinase → MARAWIALGGNLGNVPQTFRAACLSLSRQPELELIRSSGIYRTAPVGDDAGSAFFNAATAWETALSPLELLQRLQQAEDAAGRTRDLRWGPRPLDLDLIQFGDTIVQKPQLTVPHPAAWYRRFVLDPVCEFAPDVRHPLHWKPWGELRQRLLPRPLRVAIFGGSAVDRTAIVATLKPAFPAADLRVAESAYEVPDAGLRIWLGPTTDGVESQPPPLSVNGSSWGAQSIEQARYVLTSALDVPERIGDWPAAPAI
- the infA gene encoding translation initiation factor IF-1, yielding MAKEEAIEVEGNVVEALANTQFRVELTNGHTVMAHVAGKMRKHFIRIVPGDRVVVEVSPYDLNRGRIIYRER